A genomic region of Raphanus sativus cultivar WK10039 chromosome 6, ASM80110v3, whole genome shotgun sequence contains the following coding sequences:
- the LOC108810622 gene encoding uncharacterized protein LOC108810622 — protein MFPSHAFTHIYTQPLLSFSTAESRNMAFPETHLHMAIRSISLPSRIHPPSAKFQAALSQLHTCQNTASSDSQSLQISLLNLSELYHSLHQLNHSLPTAQAENSLDVSATLLDSCDAARNLILTLKEHILNLQSALRRKGKSMEVQTKEYFVFRKKIKKETNKLVLGLKKLDSSETTALAVSLFRSLFTFLSTSSAMKTNTCTLRFVSKLIGGGGRSSTSIMSELHNLDLVLRSDGENSKELVKKALEILEERTEGLEAALDSLFKSLVQYRVYLLNILTTHS, from the coding sequence ATGTTTCCCTCACATGCCTTTactcatatatatacacaaccTCTCCTTTCTTTCTCTACAGCAGAATCAAGAAACATGGCATTTCCTGAAACCCATCTCCATATGGCCATTAGATCTATAAGTCTTCCCTCAAGAATCCATCCTCCTTCAGCTAAATTCCAAGCTGCACTCTCTCAACTTCACACTTGCCAGAACACAGCATCCTCTGATTCTCAATCTCTTCAAATCTCATTACTCAACCTCTCGGAGCTTTACCATTCCCTCCACCAGCTCAACCACTCTCTTCCCACCGCTCAAGCTGAAAACTCTCTTGACGTGTCAGCCACGTTACTAGACTCTTGTGACGCAGCGAGAAACCTAATCCTCACTCTTAAAGAGCATATCCTCAACCTTCAATCTGCACTTAGGAGAAAAGGAAAATCCATGGAGGTCCAGACCAAAGAGTACTTTGTCTTCAGGAAAAAGATCAAGAAAGAGACTAACAAGCTTGTTCTTGGCCTCAAGAAGCTGGATAGCTCTGAGACCACTGCCTTAGCCGTTTCCCTCTTTCGATCCCTTTTCACGTTTCTGTCGACATCATCGGCCATGAAGACAAACACATGTACTCTCAGATTTGTCTCTAAGCTtattggtggtggtggtcgaTCGTCGACGTCAATAATGAGCGAGTTGCATAATCTGGATTTGGTTTTGCGTTCGGATGGAGAAAACTCCAAGGAATTGGTGAAGAAGGCTCTGGAGATATTAGAGGAAAGAACAGAGGGGCTTGAAGCTGCACTTGATTCTCTTTTCAAGTCTCTTGTCCAATATAGAGTTTACTTGCTTAACATTCTTACAACACACTCTTAG